In the genome of Saccharomonospora viridis DSM 43017, one region contains:
- a CDS encoding bis-aminopropyl spermidine synthase family protein: protein MASGINAYQHRLAITLLAKGWQEFDDLVRTTGLPRRSVEEMLSDLGDDVQRLGTALRLDPATAEEHLATVGRPASRTDLLARIERHLADVPPPLPALDHVQATAETVLRRALWLDEHYDLGRVTVVFVGDHDLTSLAVHELREDADLAVVDVDDRVLEHIDRRSGGAILTVHADLRFGLPRAVAGKADVVFSDPPYTSEGMALFASRAIECLADPTHGRILLAYGYSSRHPTLGHRTQRALLNLGLTFEAILPGFHRYHGAQAIGSSADLYVCHPIPRARKKTKSAQAIYTHGPRSVEAGETPAPLRDALVAIAGESGERVMTAEPDWSKPLAPERGTAVALDLDGDPGPWLLRVLLAVNADRVAVLVPNAHPDLVDAAAQNSLLKLLAPKYRLRLLRSTPDNTHAVVVAEHVDAPSTARDVWTRAHARLGNVWPDAPRELADLRLIDLPRHRIVEALRRMTEE, encoded by the coding sequence GTGGCTTCCGGCATCAACGCGTATCAGCATCGACTGGCGATAACCCTGTTGGCGAAGGGCTGGCAGGAGTTCGACGATCTCGTTCGCACCACGGGACTTCCCCGTCGTTCGGTGGAAGAGATGCTCTCCGACCTCGGCGATGACGTCCAACGGCTGGGTACGGCTTTGCGGCTCGACCCCGCCACTGCCGAGGAGCACCTCGCGACGGTCGGTCGACCTGCGTCACGAACCGATCTGCTGGCCCGGATCGAACGGCATCTCGCCGACGTACCGCCGCCCCTTCCGGCCCTCGACCACGTCCAGGCCACCGCGGAGACGGTGCTGCGCAGGGCGCTGTGGCTGGACGAGCACTACGACCTCGGCCGCGTCACGGTGGTGTTCGTCGGTGACCACGACCTGACCTCGCTCGCCGTGCACGAACTTCGCGAGGATGCCGACCTCGCCGTGGTGGATGTCGACGACCGAGTGCTGGAACACATCGACCGACGCAGCGGCGGCGCCATCCTCACGGTGCACGCCGATCTGCGTTTCGGACTGCCCCGGGCCGTGGCGGGCAAGGCCGATGTCGTGTTCAGTGATCCACCGTACACATCGGAGGGAATGGCGTTGTTCGCCTCACGGGCGATCGAATGCCTCGCCGACCCGACGCACGGTCGGATACTCCTCGCCTACGGCTACAGCTCACGTCATCCCACGCTGGGCCACCGCACGCAGCGGGCATTGCTGAACCTCGGGTTGACGTTCGAGGCGATCCTGCCGGGGTTTCATCGGTATCACGGCGCACAGGCCATCGGCAGCTCCGCCGACCTCTACGTCTGTCACCCCATTCCCCGGGCGCGCAAGAAGACGAAAAGCGCCCAAGCCATCTACACCCACGGACCGCGGTCGGTGGAGGCCGGGGAAACCCCCGCGCCGTTACGCGACGCTCTGGTCGCCATCGCCGGGGAAAGCGGCGAGCGGGTCATGACCGCGGAACCGGACTGGTCGAAACCGCTCGCGCCCGAACGGGGAACGGCCGTGGCGCTGGACCTCGACGGTGACCCGGGCCCGTGGCTGTTGCGGGTGCTGCTGGCCGTGAACGCCGATCGGGTGGCGGTACTGGTCCCCAACGCCCATCCCGATTTGGTCGACGCCGCCGCACAGAATTCGCTGCTTAAGCTGCTGGCCCCCAAATACCGGTTGCGGCTGCTGCGCAGTACCCCCGACAACACGCATGCCGTGGTCGTGGCGGAACACGTCGATGCGCCCTCGACGGCACGGGACGTGTGGACGCGCGCACACGCCCGCCTCGGCAACGTGTGGCCGGACGCTCCGCGCGAGCTCGCCGACCTGCGGCTGATCGACCTGCCTCGGCATCGGATCGTCGAAGCCCTTCGGCGGATGACCGAGGAGTGA
- a CDS encoding WhiB family transcriptional regulator: protein MDWRHRAACRDEDPELFFPVGTSGPALSQIAAAKAVCHRCTVASDCLAWALASGQDAGVWGGMSEDERRALKRRRAQIGMRSNF from the coding sequence ATGGATTGGCGCCACCGCGCGGCCTGCCGAGACGAGGACCCGGAACTGTTCTTCCCTGTAGGCACCAGCGGTCCTGCTTTGTCTCAGATTGCCGCGGCGAAGGCTGTGTGCCACCGCTGCACCGTCGCTTCTGACTGCCTGGCCTGGGCTTTGGCCAGCGGCCAAGACGCTGGTGTCTGGGGCGGTATGAGCGAGGACGAGCGTCGCGCACTCAAGCGTCGCCGTGCGCAGATCGGCATGCGCAGCAACTTCTGA
- a CDS encoding GNAT family N-acetyltransferase yields MDPRIRRIRESDVDVVVELVHDLAEYEKAPHECHLTSEQLRAALFCENPALYGHVAEVDGRVVGFALWFLNFSTWRGVHGIYLEDLYVRPEMRGHGIGKALLATLAKECVDRGYARLEWWVLNWNPAVEFYKSLGAQPMDEWTVYRLTDAPLEKLAAEIDG; encoded by the coding sequence TTGGATCCGCGTATCCGCCGCATCCGCGAGTCGGACGTGGACGTCGTCGTCGAACTCGTCCATGACCTCGCCGAGTACGAGAAGGCGCCACACGAGTGCCACCTCACGTCCGAGCAACTGCGCGCAGCGCTGTTCTGTGAGAACCCTGCCCTGTACGGGCACGTCGCCGAGGTCGACGGCCGCGTCGTGGGCTTCGCGCTGTGGTTCCTCAACTTCTCCACCTGGCGCGGTGTGCACGGCATCTACCTGGAGGATCTCTACGTCCGCCCGGAGATGCGCGGCCACGGGATCGGCAAGGCCCTGCTGGCGACGCTGGCCAAGGAATGCGTCGACCGCGGCTACGCCCGACTGGAGTGGTGGGTGCTGAACTGGAACCCGGCCGTCGAGTTCTACAAGTCCCTGGGCGCGCAGCCGATGGACGAATGGACCGTCTACCGCCTCACCGACGCCCCGTTGGAGAAACTGGCCGCCGAAATCGACGGCTGA
- a CDS encoding S8 family peptidase, translating to MRGHRKLSGRTLAGVGITAGVAVLAALGGNLPAAAQEGVIIGANAEDAIDNSYIVVLKDGTSVTDVADRHGADVEHVYEHALNGFSATMSEAMAKRAAADPRVAYVEQNRVFHTTAEQTNPPSWGLDRVDQRNLPLDDSYSYDTTASNVEAYVIDTGIRITHEDFEGRARHGYDFVDNDSNADDCNGHGTHVAGTIGGSSYGVAKGVELIAVRVLNCQGSGTYDGVIAGIDWVTENATAPAVANMSLGGGASTAVDDAVRRSIAAGVTYALAAGNDYGADACNSSPARTEEAITVGSTTRTDARSSFSNIGRCVDIFAPGSDITSAWIGSDTDSSTISGTSMATPHVAGAAALYLADNPSASPQQVRDALVDNGTSGVVGNPGSGSPNVLLYTGAGSSDPDPNPEPEPTECEPVTNGTDVDIPNPGTVTSTIEITGCEGNASSSATIDVDIRHSYRGDLVIDLVAPDGETTRLKSSSLLDFGSDVITTYTADLSNSPANGTWTLRVQDVYYGDSGYINSWTLTL from the coding sequence TTGCGAGGGCATCGAAAACTCAGCGGCAGAACCCTTGCCGGTGTCGGAATCACCGCCGGGGTCGCCGTCCTCGCGGCGTTGGGGGGCAATCTCCCCGCGGCCGCTCAGGAGGGCGTCATCATCGGTGCGAACGCCGAAGACGCCATCGACAACAGCTACATCGTCGTGCTCAAGGACGGGACGTCGGTCACCGACGTCGCCGACCGGCACGGTGCCGATGTGGAACACGTCTACGAACACGCGCTCAACGGTTTCTCGGCCACGATGAGCGAGGCCATGGCCAAACGCGCGGCGGCCGATCCTCGTGTGGCCTACGTGGAGCAGAACCGCGTGTTCCACACGACGGCGGAACAGACCAACCCGCCGTCGTGGGGTTTGGACCGGGTCGACCAGCGTAACCTGCCGCTGGACGACTCCTACAGCTACGACACCACAGCCTCCAACGTGGAGGCCTACGTCATCGACACGGGTATCCGGATCACGCACGAGGACTTCGAGGGACGTGCGCGGCACGGATACGACTTCGTCGACAACGACAGCAACGCCGACGACTGCAACGGGCACGGCACGCACGTGGCGGGCACCATCGGCGGCAGCTCCTACGGTGTGGCCAAGGGCGTCGAACTGATCGCCGTCCGAGTGCTCAACTGCCAGGGCTCCGGTACCTACGACGGCGTGATCGCCGGCATCGACTGGGTCACCGAGAACGCCACCGCTCCGGCCGTGGCGAACATGAGCCTCGGCGGCGGCGCGTCCACCGCCGTGGACGACGCGGTGCGCCGCTCCATCGCCGCGGGTGTGACGTACGCGCTGGCCGCGGGTAACGACTACGGCGCCGACGCCTGCAACAGCTCTCCCGCCCGGACCGAGGAAGCCATCACGGTCGGCTCCACCACGCGCACCGACGCGCGGTCGAGCTTCTCCAACATCGGCCGCTGCGTCGACATCTTCGCCCCGGGCAGTGACATCACGTCCGCCTGGATCGGTAGCGACACCGACTCCAGCACCATCAGCGGTACGTCGATGGCCACTCCGCATGTCGCGGGTGCGGCGGCGCTGTACCTGGCCGACAACCCGTCGGCGAGCCCGCAGCAGGTGCGGGACGCGCTGGTGGACAACGGCACCAGCGGCGTGGTGGGCAACCCCGGCAGCGGTTCGCCCAACGTGCTGCTCTACACCGGCGCCGGTAGCTCGGACCCGGACCCGAACCCCGAGCCTGAGCCGACCGAATGCGAGCCGGTCACCAACGGCACGGATGTCGACATCCCGAACCCGGGCACGGTCACCAGCACCATCGAGATCACCGGGTGCGAGGGCAACGCGTCGAGCAGCGCGACCATCGACGTGGACATCCGCCACAGCTACCGCGGTGACCTGGTGATCGACCTGGTCGCTCCGGACGGCGAGACGACCCGGTTGAAGAGCTCCTCGCTCTTGGACTTCGGCAGCGACGTGATCACGACCTACACGGCCGACCTGTCGAACTCGCCCGCCAACGGCACGTGGACGTTGCGCGTGCAGGACGTCTACTACGGTGACTCCGGCTACATCAACAGCTGGACGCTCACCCTGTGA
- a CDS encoding NAD(P)-dependent malic enzyme translates to MSQAQVSDEDIFTGHEGGKLSVTATYPIKQARDLSIAYTPGVAQVSRAIADDTTLAARYTWANRLVAVVSDGTAVLGLGDIGAKASLPVMEGKSVLFKTFANLDSIPLVLDTTDVDEIVETLVRLRPSFGAVNLEDISAPRCFELEAKLIEALDCPVMHDDQHGTAIVVLAALRGANMVLDRALHDQRVVISGAGAAGIACAKILRAAGVGDVTVLDSKGIIHSGRDNLNAVKAELAENTNSQGLRGGLAEALKGADVFIGLSSSTVEESLLATMAPKPIVFALSNPDPEVHPEVAAKYAAVVATGRSDFPNQINNVLAFPGVFKGALDAGASAITENMKLAAAEAIASVAADSLAVDHIVPSPLDPRVAPEVAKLVAKAAESDGVATTVAR, encoded by the coding sequence GTGTCCCAAGCTCAGGTGAGCGACGAAGACATCTTCACCGGTCATGAGGGCGGCAAGCTCTCGGTGACCGCCACCTACCCGATCAAGCAGGCGCGTGACCTGTCCATCGCCTACACGCCCGGTGTAGCGCAGGTCAGTCGTGCCATCGCCGATGACACCACCTTGGCCGCGCGTTACACGTGGGCGAACCGCCTCGTCGCCGTGGTGAGCGACGGCACCGCGGTACTCGGGCTCGGCGACATTGGGGCGAAGGCGTCGCTGCCCGTCATGGAGGGCAAGTCCGTGCTCTTCAAGACGTTCGCGAACTTGGACTCGATCCCTCTGGTGCTCGACACGACCGACGTCGACGAGATCGTCGAGACGCTCGTGCGACTGCGGCCGTCGTTCGGTGCGGTGAACCTGGAGGACATCTCGGCGCCGCGCTGTTTCGAACTGGAGGCGAAGCTCATCGAGGCGCTGGACTGCCCTGTGATGCACGACGACCAGCACGGCACCGCGATCGTGGTGCTGGCGGCATTGCGGGGGGCCAACATGGTGCTCGACCGTGCCCTGCACGACCAGCGGGTGGTCATCTCCGGTGCGGGCGCGGCGGGCATCGCCTGTGCCAAGATCCTGCGCGCCGCGGGGGTAGGGGACGTCACGGTCCTGGATTCGAAGGGCATCATCCACAGCGGTCGGGACAATTTGAACGCGGTCAAGGCGGAACTGGCGGAGAACACCAACTCGCAGGGGCTGCGTGGTGGTCTCGCCGAGGCGCTCAAGGGGGCCGACGTCTTCATCGGGCTGTCCAGTTCCACGGTGGAGGAGAGCCTGCTGGCCACGATGGCCCCCAAGCCCATCGTGTTCGCCCTGTCCAATCCCGACCCTGAAGTGCATCCGGAGGTCGCGGCGAAGTACGCCGCCGTGGTGGCGACGGGTCGCAGCGACTTCCCGAACCAGATCAACAACGTGCTGGCGTTCCCCGGGGTGTTCAAAGGCGCCTTGGACGCCGGTGCGAGCGCGATCACGGAGAACATGAAGCTCGCGGCGGCCGAGGCGATCGCCTCGGTTGCGGCGGACTCGTTGGCCGTCGATCACATCGTGCCCAGCCCGCTCGATCCCCGAGTGGCGCCCGAAGTGGCCAAATTGGTGGCGAAGGCGGCCGAATCGGACGGCGTCGCCACGACGGTGGCACGCTGA
- a CDS encoding diacylglycerol/lipid kinase family protein — MRAVLVVNPQATATTPAGRDVLAHALASQVKLDVVETDYRGHAMAVARAAASDGVDLVVAHGGDGTVNEVVNGLLSITDGKPNRYDEVPMLGVVPGGSANVFARNLGLPRDPVEATHRLLNALEEGRGRQVGLGRADDRWFTFNAGMGWDADVVAAVDRRRGKRTSPWLYSRTAVACYLRPPQGHPELTVRVPGAEPVTVRTAFVSNTDPWSYLGPCPIHLNTGCSFDSGLGLFALTGLGLPTVLRHVRQALLQRGQHRSRRLIRHDDVALVSITAESPVNLQVDGDLVGQRTHVEFVSVPRALTVAV, encoded by the coding sequence GTGCGTGCTGTTCTCGTCGTCAACCCACAGGCCACCGCGACCACACCTGCCGGTCGCGACGTGCTCGCGCACGCTCTGGCCAGCCAGGTCAAGCTCGACGTGGTCGAGACCGACTACCGTGGCCACGCCATGGCGGTGGCGCGAGCCGCCGCCTCGGACGGTGTGGACCTCGTCGTGGCCCACGGTGGAGACGGCACCGTCAACGAGGTGGTCAACGGCCTGCTTTCGATCACCGACGGTAAGCCGAACCGCTATGACGAAGTGCCGATGCTCGGCGTAGTGCCGGGTGGATCGGCGAACGTGTTCGCGCGCAATCTCGGTCTGCCGCGCGATCCGGTGGAAGCCACCCACCGCTTGTTGAACGCCCTTGAGGAAGGTCGGGGCAGGCAGGTCGGGCTGGGCCGTGCCGATGACCGGTGGTTCACGTTCAACGCCGGGATGGGCTGGGATGCCGACGTCGTCGCCGCGGTGGACCGGCGGCGGGGCAAGCGCACGAGTCCCTGGTTGTACTCACGAACGGCGGTGGCGTGCTATCTGCGTCCTCCGCAGGGACATCCCGAACTGACGGTGCGCGTCCCCGGTGCGGAGCCCGTCACGGTGCGCACCGCATTCGTCTCCAACACGGACCCGTGGAGTTATCTGGGGCCCTGCCCGATACACCTCAACACCGGGTGCTCGTTCGACTCGGGTCTGGGTCTTTTCGCGTTGACCGGGCTCGGGCTGCCGACGGTGCTGCGGCATGTCCGGCAGGCGTTACTGCAGCGTGGTCAACATCGCAGTCGGCGTTTGATTCGTCACGACGATGTGGCGTTAGTCAGCATCACAGCCGAATCGCCGGTAAACTTGCAGGTCGACGGAGACCTGGTGGGTCAGCGTACTCACGTGGAGTTCGTCAGCGTGCCCCGTGCGCTCACGGTTGCGGTCTAA
- a CDS encoding GMC oxidoreductase: MRPLSRRRLLGLLAVNTASALGLGTIATPSAAAASRRDFSPAVVVGTGYGAAVTALRLGQAGIPTVMLEMGRLWDTPGDDGRVFCDMLNPDRRAMWLATRTQMPLSSFLWLDIDRRIERFTGVLDCVHHGDISVYVGRGVGGGSLVNGAMAVTPKRATFAEAFPDVDSDGMYRTYFPRAAAMLGVNHIDPAWFETCESYRYARVSRAHAHNAGLTTTFVPSVYDFARMRREEAGEVPRSALAAEVIYGNNHGKRSLDKTYLADALGTGCVSIRTLHHVRAIEQDADGTYVLTVDELDLDGTRVATRQLGARYLFLGAGSLGSTELLLRARDTGALPGLSPLIGRDWGPNGNVMVGRANRPRDRTGTVQSGMPALGIDAWDDPRHPVFAEVAPMPAGVELWVSLYLAVTRNPERGLLTYDAGSDRVRLHWLSGQAQPSVDQAKALFDRLNAANGTEYRSDLFGDTRVFETRLTYHPLGGAVLGKATDAYGRVRGQRRLYVTDGSLVPGNIGVNPFLTITALAERNIERILAEDLR, encoded by the coding sequence ATGCGTCCGCTCTCCCGTAGGCGTCTGCTCGGCCTGCTCGCGGTGAACACGGCGAGCGCCCTCGGGCTGGGCACCATCGCCACGCCATCCGCTGCGGCAGCGAGTCGCCGGGACTTCTCGCCCGCCGTGGTGGTCGGTACCGGCTACGGCGCCGCCGTGACGGCGTTGCGGCTCGGGCAGGCGGGCATCCCCACCGTGATGCTGGAGATGGGCCGACTCTGGGACACGCCGGGCGACGACGGCCGTGTCTTCTGCGACATGCTCAACCCCGACCGTCGCGCCATGTGGCTGGCCACCCGCACGCAGATGCCGCTGTCGTCGTTTTTGTGGCTCGACATCGACCGCCGCATCGAGCGCTTCACCGGCGTGCTCGACTGCGTCCACCACGGTGACATCTCGGTCTACGTCGGACGCGGCGTCGGAGGTGGTTCGCTCGTCAACGGTGCGATGGCGGTCACGCCGAAGCGAGCGACGTTCGCCGAGGCGTTCCCCGACGTCGACAGCGACGGGATGTACCGAACCTATTTCCCCCGTGCCGCGGCGATGCTGGGTGTCAACCACATCGATCCCGCGTGGTTCGAGACCTGCGAGTCGTACCGCTACGCGCGTGTGTCCCGAGCCCATGCGCACAACGCGGGTCTGACCACGACGTTCGTGCCCAGCGTCTACGACTTCGCTCGGATGCGGCGTGAGGAGGCGGGGGAGGTACCCCGGTCGGCGCTGGCCGCCGAGGTGATCTACGGCAACAACCACGGCAAGCGCTCATTGGACAAGACCTATCTCGCCGACGCACTCGGGACGGGATGTGTGTCGATCCGGACGCTGCATCACGTGCGGGCGATCGAACAGGATGCGGACGGCACGTACGTGCTCACCGTCGACGAGCTCGATCTCGACGGAACCCGTGTGGCCACACGGCAACTCGGGGCGCGATACCTGTTCCTCGGCGCGGGCAGTCTCGGTTCGACCGAGTTGTTGCTCCGCGCCCGGGACACCGGGGCCCTGCCCGGGCTCAGCCCCCTGATCGGCCGGGATTGGGGGCCGAACGGCAACGTGATGGTGGGGCGCGCGAACCGTCCGCGGGACCGGACGGGCACCGTGCAGTCGGGAATGCCCGCGCTCGGCATCGACGCCTGGGACGATCCCCGACATCCGGTGTTCGCCGAGGTCGCCCCCATGCCGGCGGGTGTGGAGCTGTGGGTGAGCCTGTACCTGGCCGTCACGAGGAATCCCGAACGAGGCCTCCTCACGTACGACGCCGGCTCCGACCGGGTGCGCCTGCACTGGCTAAGCGGGCAGGCACAGCCGTCCGTCGACCAGGCGAAAGCGTTGTTCGACCGCCTCAACGCCGCGAACGGCACCGAATACCGGTCGGATCTGTTCGGCGACACCCGCGTGTTCGAAACCCGACTCACCTATCACCCGCTCGGCGGGGCCGTGCTCGGCAAGGCGACCGACGCCTACGGCCGGGTGCGGGGACAGCGCCGTCTCTACGTCACCGACGGCTCCCTGGTGCCCGGCAACATCGGCGTCAACCCATTCCTCACCATCACCGCGTTGGCCGAGCGCAACATCGAGCGGATCCTCGCCGAGGACCTGCGTTGA
- a CDS encoding dTDP-4-dehydrorhamnose 3,5-epimerase family protein, whose product MDVRELAVRDAYEFVPPAFPDRRGLFVAPYQEPAFVEAVGHRLTVAQTNNSVSRRGTIRGVHFRDTPPGQAKYVYCAHGALLDVVVDLRVGSPTFGQWDVVRLDSTAMRCVYLAEGLGHAFMALEDGTVMTYLCSTGYEPSAEHGITPLDPELNLPWPSDVEPVLSDKDAAAPTLAQALEAGILPRYEDCLAHYERLRKSEG is encoded by the coding sequence ATGGACGTACGCGAACTGGCCGTGAGGGATGCCTACGAATTCGTTCCGCCCGCTTTTCCCGACCGGCGGGGCCTTTTCGTGGCCCCGTACCAGGAACCCGCGTTCGTCGAGGCCGTTGGTCATCGCCTCACCGTGGCGCAGACGAACAACAGCGTCTCGCGCCGGGGGACGATCCGGGGCGTCCACTTCCGCGACACCCCTCCCGGTCAGGCCAAGTACGTGTACTGCGCCCACGGCGCGCTCCTCGACGTCGTGGTGGATCTCCGGGTCGGTTCGCCCACGTTCGGACAATGGGACGTCGTACGACTCGACAGCACGGCCATGCGCTGCGTCTACCTCGCCGAGGGACTCGGTCATGCGTTCATGGCGCTCGAGGACGGCACCGTCATGACGTACCTGTGCTCCACGGGATACGAACCGTCCGCGGAACACGGCATCACCCCGCTCGACCCCGAACTGAACCTGCCTTGGCCGTCCGACGTCGAACCGGTGCTGTCGGACAAGGACGCCGCGGCCCCCACGCTCGCGCAGGCGCTCGAAGCGGGGATCCTGCCCCGCTACGAGGACTGCCTCGCCCACTACGAACGACTGCGTAAGTCCGAGGGCTGA
- a CDS encoding histidine phosphatase family protein, translating to MHEHHVFLLRHALTEWSSPGRYVGRTDPPLTAVGERQAHAAGRTYALMADDSPALVLSSPRRAALRTAELAGLTVSDTIDDLVEWDYGDYEGLTHAEVHDRVPGWSVWSHPVPGGEDIERVERRADAVLERTRRELAEHPVALVAHGDFGRVLIARWLGLPATAGRRFRLDPASLTVLGGRRNEPQLLHLNIPPS from the coding sequence GTGCACGAGCACCACGTGTTCCTCCTACGCCACGCTCTGACGGAGTGGTCCTCCCCAGGGCGTTATGTGGGACGAACCGATCCGCCACTGACCGCCGTCGGGGAACGGCAGGCGCACGCCGCCGGGCGCACCTACGCCCTCATGGCCGACGACTCCCCGGCACTGGTGCTCAGCAGCCCTCGTCGCGCCGCCCTCCGCACCGCGGAACTGGCGGGTCTGACGGTGTCCGACACCATCGACGACCTCGTGGAATGGGACTACGGTGATTACGAAGGCCTGACCCATGCCGAGGTCCACGATCGCGTCCCCGGCTGGTCGGTGTGGTCACATCCGGTCCCCGGCGGGGAGGACATCGAGCGCGTCGAACGTAGAGCGGACGCGGTGCTCGAGCGGACTCGCAGGGAACTCGCCGAGCATCCCGTGGCGCTCGTGGCTCACGGCGACTTCGGCCGGGTGCTCATAGCCCGCTGGCTCGGTCTTCCCGCCACCGCGGGACGCCGGTTCCGACTCGACCCGGCCAGCCTTACCGTGCTCGGTGGGAGACGGAACGAGCCGCAACTCCTCCACCTCAACATCCCACCGTCCTGA
- a CDS encoding flavin-containing monooxygenase, giving the protein MASRVAVIGAGPGGLAQLHAFAEAGKNGAELPELVCFEKQSDWGGMWNYTWRTGVDEAGDPVHASMYRHLWSNGPKECLEFADYTFDEHFGKPIPSYPPREVLYDYLLGRARKNDIRKYIQFGTAVRWVSHNAEKNTFNVTVEDLKTGDHRTEEFDYVIVSTGHFSVPNMPDFPGFEQFPGRILHSHDFRDSREFAGQDLLIIGSSYSAEDLALQVKKYGANSVTISYRTAPMGFAWPEGITEVPLLTRLDGNTAHFADGSSRRVDTILLCTGYRHHFPFLENSLRLRTKNVLYPDNLYKGVFWVDNPNLMYLAMQDLYYTFTLFDAQAWYARDYVLGRVNLPSADQMREEIASWRAREEALSSMMEAVEFQADHLRDLLQNLDYPKFDVDMTVEHFRTWLGHKQEDITGYRNRGGFASPVTGTVSPALHTSWWEMLDDSPEAFLGESAGSAK; this is encoded by the coding sequence ATGGCATCGCGCGTCGCTGTGATCGGAGCGGGACCGGGCGGATTGGCTCAATTGCACGCCTTCGCGGAGGCGGGCAAGAACGGGGCCGAGCTTCCCGAGCTGGTCTGCTTCGAAAAGCAAAGCGACTGGGGCGGGATGTGGAACTACACCTGGCGGACCGGAGTGGACGAGGCCGGCGACCCCGTACACGCCAGCATGTACCGCCATCTGTGGTCGAACGGCCCCAAGGAATGCCTTGAATTCGCGGATTACACGTTCGACGAACATTTCGGAAAGCCCATCCCCTCCTACCCGCCGCGCGAGGTTCTTTACGATTACCTCCTGGGCCGGGCGCGCAAGAATGACATTCGTAAATACATTCAGTTCGGGACGGCGGTCCGATGGGTTTCCCACAACGCCGAGAAGAACACCTTCAACGTCACCGTCGAGGATCTGAAAACGGGCGACCATCGCACCGAGGAATTCGATTACGTCATCGTTTCCACCGGGCACTTCTCCGTCCCGAACATGCCGGACTTCCCCGGGTTCGAGCAGTTCCCCGGCCGTATCCTGCACTCACACGACTTCCGGGACTCACGCGAGTTCGCCGGACAGGACCTGCTCATCATCGGCAGCAGCTATTCGGCTGAGGACCTCGCCCTTCAGGTGAAGAAGTACGGCGCCAACTCGGTGACCATCAGCTACCGCACCGCCCCGATGGGATTCGCCTGGCCGGAGGGGATCACTGAGGTCCCGCTGCTCACCCGCCTGGACGGGAACACGGCCCACTTCGCCGACGGCAGCTCCCGGCGAGTGGACACGATCCTGTTGTGCACCGGCTACCGGCACCACTTCCCGTTCCTCGAGAACAGCCTGCGCCTGCGCACCAAGAACGTCCTGTACCCGGACAACCTGTACAAGGGCGTCTTCTGGGTGGACAACCCGAACCTGATGTACCTGGCCATGCAGGACCTGTACTACACGTTCACGTTGTTCGACGCGCAGGCCTGGTACGCCCGGGATTACGTACTCGGCCGTGTGAACCTCCCCTCCGCCGACCAGATGCGCGAGGAGATCGCGAGCTGGCGGGCTCGGGAAGAGGCGCTGTCCAGCATGATGGAGGCCGTCGAGTTCCAGGCCGACCACCTTCGGGACCTCCTGCAGAACCTGGACTACCCGAAGTTCGACGTCGACATGACCGTGGAGCACTTCCGCACCTGGCTCGGCCACAAGCAGGAAGACATCACCGGCTACCGGAACCGCGGCGGCTTCGCCTCGCCCGTCACCGGCACCGTGTCGCCCGCACTCCACACCTCCTGGTGGGAGATGCTGGACGACTCCCCCGAGGCCTTCCTCGGTGAATCCGCCGGCAGCGCGAAGTAA